From Staphylococcus sp. M0911, a single genomic window includes:
- the dhaK gene encoding dihydroxyacetone kinase subunit DhaK — protein MKKLIKDKQQFLSDMLEGIKIAHPELEVINDNVVVKKDKKTTGVTLVSGGGSGHEPAHAGYVAQGMLDAAVCGEVFTSPTPDKILDAIKAVDTGEGVLLIVKNYAGDVMNFEMAQEMAEMEGINAAMVVVKDDIAVSDVEQRRGVAGTVFIHKFAGFLADKGLSLTEIQEKVEELLPTVKSIGMALTPPMVPTTGKYGFDIDENDIEIGIGIHGEKGLHRQQMEPIDQIVTRLGDALLQEVDSKEILVMVNGMGGTPLSELTIATSYIKQYFDAHDITVKHWYVGDYMTSLDMQGFSITVVPYSETLLKALLAPTTSRYFNI, from the coding sequence ATGAAAAAATTAATTAAAGATAAACAACAATTTTTAAGTGATATGCTCGAAGGTATAAAAATTGCTCATCCAGAATTAGAAGTTATCAATGACAATGTCGTTGTAAAAAAAGATAAAAAAACAACTGGTGTAACTTTAGTGTCAGGTGGTGGGAGTGGTCATGAACCAGCTCATGCAGGCTATGTTGCTCAGGGTATGTTAGATGCTGCAGTTTGTGGTGAAGTATTCACCTCTCCAACACCAGATAAAATTTTAGATGCTATAAAAGCTGTAGACACAGGTGAAGGCGTGCTTCTCATCGTTAAAAATTATGCGGGAGATGTCATGAATTTTGAAATGGCACAAGAAATGGCAGAAATGGAAGGTATTAATGCTGCTATGGTAGTAGTGAAAGATGATATTGCCGTTTCTGATGTTGAACAAAGACGTGGTGTTGCCGGAACAGTTTTCATTCATAAGTTTGCCGGATTTTTAGCCGATAAAGGTCTATCTTTAACAGAAATTCAAGAAAAAGTAGAAGAACTATTACCTACAGTTAAAAGTATTGGTATGGCATTAACACCACCTATGGTACCAACAACAGGAAAGTATGGTTTTGATATTGATGAGAATGATATTGAAATTGGTATCGGTATTCATGGTGAAAAAGGATTACATCGTCAACAAATGGAACCTATAGATCAGATAGTGACACGATTAGGTGACGCATTATTACAAGAAGTTGATAGTAAAGAAATACTTGTAATGGTAAATGGTATGGGCGGTACACCTTTATCTGAGCTTACAATTGCGACGTCTTATATCAAACAATATTTTGATGCGCATGATATCACTGTCAAACATTGGTATGTAGGTGATTACATGACGTCATTAGACATGCAAGGATTTTCAATTACAGTCGTACCCTATTCAGAAACACTTTTAAAAGCATTACTAGCGCCAACAACGAGTAGATATTTTAATATTTAA
- a CDS encoding iron ABC transporter permease, whose translation MIDSQLRRKQIITFVIFTVLVFLACTWSIASGEYNIPVSRFFQILTGQGDYTDTLILVDFRLPRMLITILAGAALSMSGAIVQSVTKNPIAEPGILGINAGGGFAIALFITIGQIKPDNFVYVLPIISVIGGVATALIIFMFSVNQRHGVTPSSMVLIGVGMQTALYGGSITLMSKFDKDQSEFIATWFAGNIWGDEWIFVMAFLLWIIIILPYLFYKSNELNIINTHEHVAKGLGVKVGKERMVLFFVAVVLSSVAVAVAGSISFIGLMGPHIAKRIVGPRHQLFLPIAVLVGAFLLVLSDTLGKVILEPTGVPAGIIVAIIGAPYFLYLMYKTKNV comes from the coding sequence ATGATAGATAGCCAATTACGACGTAAACAAATCATTACATTCGTGATATTTACTGTACTTGTTTTCTTAGCGTGTACATGGAGTATCGCTTCTGGTGAGTACAATATCCCTGTAAGTCGATTTTTCCAAATATTGACCGGGCAAGGTGATTATACAGACACATTAATTCTAGTCGATTTTAGATTACCACGTATGCTCATCACTATTCTTGCTGGGGCGGCATTAAGTATGAGTGGCGCAATTGTACAAAGTGTTACTAAAAATCCAATTGCTGAGCCAGGCATTCTAGGTATTAATGCTGGTGGTGGTTTTGCAATCGCATTATTCATCACAATTGGTCAGATTAAACCAGATAATTTTGTTTATGTTTTACCTATTATTAGCGTCATAGGCGGTGTAGCGACAGCTTTAATTATTTTTATGTTTAGTGTCAATCAAAGACATGGCGTTACACCTTCCAGTATGGTTTTAATAGGTGTAGGTATGCAGACAGCTTTATATGGTGGTTCAATAACACTCATGTCTAAATTCGACAAAGATCAATCAGAATTTATAGCAACATGGTTTGCAGGCAATATCTGGGGAGATGAATGGATATTTGTGATGGCATTTTTACTATGGATCATCATCATACTGCCATATCTATTTTATAAATCTAATGAATTGAATATTATCAATACGCATGAGCATGTAGCTAAAGGTTTAGGTGTTAAGGTCGGTAAAGAACGCATGGTATTATTCTTTGTAGCAGTAGTACTATCGTCAGTAGCAGTTGCAGTAGCAGGGTCTATTTCCTTTATAGGATTGATGGGGCCACATATTGCTAAACGTATTGTAGGACCACGCCATCAGTTGTTTTTACCAATAGCAGTGCTTGTTGGTGCCTTTTTATTAGTGTTATCAGATACATTAGGCAAGGTTATATTAGAACCTACAGGCGTACCAGCAGGTATCATCGTTGCAATTATTGGTGCACCTTACTTCCTATATCTCATGTACAAAACCAAAAATGTATAA
- a CDS encoding iron ABC transporter permease: MSKPRQSGYMRFVSYLIGGMIVLAIALFLSILFGDAKIDIPTIMDAIFNYNPKNQQHNVISEIRIPRDLGAILVGMALSVAGAVIQGVTKNSLADPSLIGLNSGASFGLAITYAFYPEAPFTLLMIAGFLGALLGGSIVLMIGRSRKDGFNPMRIILAGAAVSAMLTALSQGVALIFRLNQSLTFWSAGGVSGTTWSQIIWTGPIIIVALVIILTMSRQLTILNLGESLAKGLGQNVTMIRVVILILAMVLAGVAVSMVGQIAFVGLIVPHIVRFIIGTDYSKVLPLTAILGGILMLVADMLARYLGDAPVGAIISFIGVPYFLYLVKKGGRSI, translated from the coding sequence ATGTCAAAACCAAGGCAAAGTGGTTATATGAGATTTGTATCTTATTTGATAGGTGGAATGATAGTGCTAGCAATAGCACTATTTTTATCTATTTTATTTGGAGATGCGAAAATAGATATACCCACCATTATGGATGCAATTTTCAATTATAATCCTAAAAATCAACAACATAATGTGATTAGTGAGATCAGAATTCCAAGAGATTTAGGTGCCATTTTAGTAGGCATGGCATTATCGGTTGCCGGTGCGGTTATTCAAGGTGTGACTAAAAATAGTTTGGCGGATCCGAGTTTAATTGGTCTCAATTCAGGTGCGTCATTTGGCTTAGCCATAACGTATGCTTTTTATCCAGAAGCACCGTTTACATTACTAATGATTGCCGGGTTTCTCGGTGCATTGTTAGGTGGTTCGATTGTGTTAATGATTGGCCGTTCAAGAAAAGATGGTTTCAATCCTATGCGTATTATTTTAGCCGGAGCAGCCGTTAGTGCTATGTTAACGGCATTAAGCCAAGGTGTTGCGCTTATCTTTAGATTAAATCAATCTTTAACGTTTTGGAGTGCTGGTGGGGTTTCAGGAACAACATGGTCTCAAATTATTTGGACAGGTCCCATCATTATAGTGGCATTGGTAATTATTCTCACAATGAGTAGACAATTAACTATATTGAATTTAGGGGAATCTTTAGCCAAAGGTCTAGGACAAAATGTGACTATGATTCGTGTTGTCATATTAATTTTAGCAATGGTTCTAGCTGGCGTAGCAGTATCGATGGTAGGGCAAATTGCATTTGTTGGATTAATCGTCCCACATATTGTTCGATTTATAATAGGAACTGATTATTCTAAAGTATTACCTTTAACTGCCATTTTAGGTGGCATATTGATGTTAGTAGCTGATATGCTTGCTAGATATTTAGGAGATGCGCCAGTGGGTGCGATTATTTCATTTATTGGCGTTCCTTACTTTTTATACTTAGTTAAAAAAGGAGGACGCTCAATATGA
- a CDS encoding ABC transporter ATP-binding protein, translated as MSRLNGEQVTIGYGDTTIINHLDVEIPDGKVTSIIGPNGCGKSTLLKALSRLLSVKDGTINLDGESIHTQSTKEIAKKIAILPQSPEVADGLTVGELVSYGRFPHQKGFGRLSDEDKKEINWALEVTGTSEFRHRSINDLSGGQRQRVWIAMALAQRTDIIFLDEPITYLDICHQLEILELVQKLNQEQGCTIIMVLHDINQAIRFSDHLIAMKDGDIVANGETNEVLTQDILERVFNIDVVLSEDPRTGKPLLVTYDLCQKAYSS; from the coding sequence ATGAGTCGTTTAAACGGTGAACAAGTAACAATAGGTTATGGAGATACGACGATTATTAATCATTTAGATGTGGAAATTCCAGATGGTAAAGTAACTTCAATCATTGGACCTAATGGTTGTGGCAAGTCTACCTTACTTAAAGCATTGTCTCGTTTATTATCTGTAAAAGATGGCACGATTAATTTAGACGGAGAGAGTATCCACACGCAATCTACGAAAGAAATTGCTAAGAAAATTGCGATTTTACCACAATCTCCTGAAGTGGCTGATGGTTTAACTGTTGGTGAATTAGTATCTTATGGCCGATTTCCTCATCAAAAAGGATTTGGGCGTTTATCTGATGAAGATAAAAAAGAAATCAATTGGGCGCTAGAAGTGACAGGTACATCTGAATTTAGACACCGTTCAATCAACGATTTAAGTGGTGGTCAAAGACAACGTGTCTGGATTGCTATGGCATTGGCTCAACGTACAGATATTATCTTTTTAGATGAACCAATAACATATTTAGATATATGTCATCAATTAGAAATTTTAGAATTAGTTCAAAAATTAAATCAAGAACAAGGTTGTACGATTATTATGGTATTACATGATATCAATCAAGCCATTCGATTCTCAGATCATCTTATTGCTATGAAAGACGGTGACATTGTAGCAAATGGTGAAACAAATGAAGTGTTGACACAAGATATTTTAGAACGTGTATTTAATATAGATGTTGTATTAAGTGAAGATCCTAGAACTGGTAAACCTTTATTAGTGACATATGATTTATGTCAAAAGGCATATTCTTCATAA
- a CDS encoding YitT family protein, whose product MNRLIRDLILVIVGSFIFSAGVNAFIISGNLGEGGVTGLAIVLYYAFHLSPAITNFVVNAVLIAVGYKFLSKRSMYLTIVATVLISVFLSLTESWHVETGNVIVNAVFGGTSVGLGIGVIVLAGGTTAGTTILARIAHKYLDVSTPYALLFFDLIVVVISLTVISLDRALVTVISLYIGTKVMEFVIEGLNTKKAMTIISSKPDEVAKAIDEQVGRGLTILNGHGYYTREEKDVLYVVITKTQVSRAKKIIRSIDNQAFLVIHDVRDVYGNGFLIDE is encoded by the coding sequence TTGAATAGATTAATAAGAGATTTAATATTAGTCATTGTTGGATCGTTTATTTTTTCAGCTGGTGTTAATGCATTCATTATTTCAGGTAATTTAGGTGAAGGTGGGGTCACAGGTTTAGCCATAGTATTGTACTACGCTTTTCACTTATCGCCAGCTATTACTAACTTTGTAGTCAATGCTGTTTTAATTGCAGTAGGATATAAATTTTTAAGCAAACGTAGTATGTATTTAACCATTGTAGCAACTGTACTTATTTCAGTATTTTTAAGTTTAACAGAATCTTGGCATGTTGAAACAGGCAATGTAATTGTCAATGCAGTGTTTGGCGGAACAAGTGTCGGATTAGGTATTGGTGTTATTGTCTTAGCAGGTGGGACTACTGCTGGAACTACTATATTAGCTAGAATTGCACATAAGTATTTAGACGTGAGTACGCCTTATGCATTACTCTTCTTCGATTTAATTGTTGTAGTCATATCTTTAACTGTGATTTCACTCGATCGTGCATTAGTTACCGTCATTTCATTGTATATTGGTACGAAAGTGATGGAATTTGTAATCGAAGGTTTAAATACGAAGAAAGCGATGACAATTATTTCAAGTAAACCAGATGAAGTGGCTAAAGCCATAGATGAACAAGTAGGTCGTGGATTAACTATATTGAATGGTCACGGCTATTATACTAGAGAAGAAAAAGACGTCCTTTATGTCGTGATTACAAAAACACAAGTGTCACGTGCTAAAAAGATAATTAGAAGTATTGATAATCAAGCATTTCTAGTCATTCATGATGTGAGAGATGTATACGGAAATGGTTTCCTTATAGATGAATAA
- a CDS encoding nucleoside transporter C-terminal domain-containing protein, with product MFLLINIIGLIVFLGIAVLFSRARKDIQWKSIIILVVLNLFLAWFFIYFPWGKSGIKAAANGISWVIESANAGTGFAFNSFVSNKQMDMAVSALFPILLVVPLFDILMYFNILPKLIGAIGWVLAKITRQPKFESFFGIEMMFLGNTEALAVSNEQLKRMNEMRVLTVAMMSMSSVSGAIVGAYVQMIPGELVLTAIPLNIVNAIIVASILNPVRVEDKEDIIYSIKDQDIERQPFFSFLGDSVLAAGKLVLIIIAFVISFVALADLADRLINLITGGIGHLMGLKGSFGLDQILGVFMYPFALLLGLPWDEAWLVAQQMAKKIVTNEFVVMGEVSKSINTLSPHHKAVISTFLVSFANFSTIGMIIGTLKGIVDKKTADFVSKYVPMMLLAGILVSLLTAAFVGLFAW from the coding sequence ATGTTTTTATTGATTAATATCATTGGGTTAATTGTTTTCCTAGGTATTGCAGTGTTATTCTCGAGAGCACGCAAAGATATACAATGGAAATCAATTATTATTTTAGTCGTTTTAAACTTATTTTTAGCATGGTTCTTCATTTACTTCCCATGGGGAAAATCAGGAATTAAAGCAGCTGCAAATGGTATTTCCTGGGTAATTGAATCAGCAAATGCAGGTACAGGATTTGCGTTTAATAGTTTTGTTTCGAATAAGCAGATGGATATGGCTGTGAGCGCACTATTTCCAATTCTATTAGTAGTACCGTTATTTGATATTTTAATGTACTTTAATATTCTACCGAAATTAATTGGTGCAATTGGTTGGGTTTTAGCAAAAATTACGCGCCAACCTAAATTCGAGTCGTTCTTTGGCATTGAAATGATGTTCTTAGGTAACACAGAAGCACTCGCTGTTTCTAACGAACAATTGAAGCGCATGAATGAAATGCGAGTGTTAACTGTAGCAATGATGTCTATGAGTTCTGTGTCAGGTGCTATTGTAGGTGCTTATGTTCAAATGATTCCAGGGGAATTAGTGTTGACTGCTATTCCTTTAAATATCGTGAATGCTATTATTGTCGCGTCAATTTTGAATCCAGTAAGAGTAGAAGATAAAGAAGATATTATTTATAGTATTAAGGATCAAGATATAGAGCGTCAGCCATTCTTCTCATTCTTAGGTGATTCTGTATTAGCTGCAGGTAAATTAGTACTCATTATCATAGCATTTGTGATTAGTTTCGTAGCGTTAGCAGATTTAGCGGATCGTTTGATTAACTTGATTACAGGTGGCATTGGTCACTTGATGGGTCTTAAAGGTAGCTTTGGATTAGACCAAATTTTAGGCGTATTTATGTATCCATTTGCATTATTACTTGGTCTTCCTTGGGATGAAGCTTGGTTAGTTGCACAACAAATGGCGAAAAAAATCGTTACTAACGAATTTGTCGTAATGGGTGAAGTATCTAAGTCTATTAATACACTTTCACCTCACCATAAAGCAGTGATTTCAACATTCTTAGTGTCATTTGCTAACTTCTCAACTATTGGTATGATTATCGGTACATTAAAAGGTATCGTAGATAAGAAAACAGCAGACTTTGTTTCTAAATACGTGCCAATGATGCTGTTAGCAGGGATTTTAGTTTCATTATTAACAGCTGCATTTGTAGGATTATTCGCATGGTAA